Proteins from a single region of Mucilaginibacter daejeonensis:
- a CDS encoding PfkB family carbohydrate kinase — MSLLVIGTVAFDAIETPFGKTDKIVGGAATYASLAASYFYNKVKIVAVVGDDFPQSEIADLEAHQIGTEGLQIKQGERSFFWSGRYHNDMNSRDTLITELNVLADFDPIIPNSYQDCEYLMLGNLTPQVQQTVINRLTNRPKLIVMDTMNFWMDIALNDLLDTIKMVDVLTINDAEARQLSGEYSLVKAAKKILTMGPKYLIIKKGEHGALLFHEDKIFSAPALPLADVFDPTGAGDTFAGGFIGYLAKVGTVNFNNMKNAIIYGSALASFCVEKFGTEKIKNLTNEEVAARVQQFVDLARFDIEL, encoded by the coding sequence ATGAGTTTATTAGTGATTGGTACTGTGGCATTTGACGCTATTGAGACCCCCTTCGGTAAGACCGATAAAATTGTTGGTGGTGCGGCTACTTACGCCAGTTTAGCGGCTTCGTACTTTTACAACAAGGTAAAGATCGTGGCGGTTGTGGGTGATGACTTCCCTCAAAGCGAGATCGCCGACCTGGAAGCACATCAGATCGGCACCGAAGGACTACAGATCAAACAGGGCGAAAGGTCATTCTTTTGGAGCGGCCGCTACCATAACGACATGAACAGCCGTGATACCCTGATCACTGAACTGAACGTACTGGCCGATTTTGACCCTATTATACCTAATAGCTATCAGGATTGCGAATACCTGATGCTGGGTAACCTTACCCCGCAGGTGCAGCAAACGGTGATCAACCGCCTCACTAACCGCCCTAAACTGATCGTGATGGACACCATGAACTTCTGGATGGACATTGCCCTGAACGACCTGCTTGATACCATCAAGATGGTGGATGTCCTGACCATCAATGATGCCGAGGCTCGTCAGTTAAGCGGCGAATACTCTTTGGTTAAAGCAGCTAAAAAGATCCTGACCATGGGTCCTAAATACCTGATCATTAAAAAGGGTGAGCATGGTGCATTACTGTTCCATGAGGACAAGATCTTCTCAGCTCCAGCATTGCCATTGGCCGATGTTTTTGACCCTACCGGTGCGGGCGATACCTTTGCGGGTGGCTTTATTGGCTATTTAGCCAAGGTAGGCACCGTGAACTTCAACAACATGAAAAATGCGATCATTTACGGTTCGGCGCTGGCCTCTTTCTGCGTAGAAAAATTTGGTACCGAGAAGATCAAGAACCTTACCAATGAGGAAGTTGCTGCACGTGTACAGCAATTTGTTGATCTGGCCCGTTTCGATATAGAACTTTAA
- a CDS encoding EcsC family protein, whose translation MDDYEQQALIQLQFWQHKMQQKPSLTDRLSKGVQNKINQVIPDKVHATITTVIEKMVKAVLFGAKYMTKAPLADTSLQMREALVKGQIDTYQKTASVEGAITGAGGILMGLADLPALMGIKIKLLFDIASLYGHDVRDHKERLYILYIFQLAFSGQQNRNKVYELMSNWTNYVDSLPDNVELFDWYTFQQEYRDYIDLAKMAQLLPVVGAAVGSIVNYRLVAQLGRTAMNCYRMRRPEFRQAL comes from the coding sequence ATGGACGACTACGAGCAACAAGCACTAATACAGTTACAATTCTGGCAGCATAAGATGCAGCAAAAGCCCTCCTTGACCGATCGGCTGTCGAAAGGTGTGCAGAACAAGATCAACCAGGTGATACCAGATAAGGTTCATGCCACCATCACCACCGTGATCGAAAAGATGGTGAAAGCGGTGCTATTTGGTGCCAAGTACATGACCAAGGCACCATTGGCCGATACCTCGTTACAAATGCGCGAGGCCCTCGTAAAGGGGCAGATCGATACCTACCAAAAGACCGCCAGTGTTGAAGGCGCCATTACCGGCGCAGGCGGCATACTGATGGGACTTGCCGATCTGCCTGCACTGATGGGCATCAAGATCAAACTCTTGTTCGATATCGCCTCCCTATACGGCCACGATGTTCGGGACCATAAGGAGCGGCTGTACATTTTATACATCTTTCAACTGGCCTTTAGCGGGCAGCAAAATCGTAATAAAGTGTATGAGCTAATGAGTAACTGGACGAACTATGTTGACAGCTTGCCTGACAATGTGGAACTATTCGATTGGTACACTTTTCAGCAGGAATACCGCGACTACATTGACCTGGCCAAAATGGCTCAACTGTTACCGGTAGTGGGTGCGGCGGTAGGCTCTATCGTCAATTACCGTTTGGTAGCTCAATTGGGCCGAACGGCCATGAACTGCTACCGCATGCGCAGGCCAGAATTCCGACAGGCCCTCTAA
- a CDS encoding UBP-type zinc finger domain-containing protein yields the protein MAEQNPPLCEHLSAITEVKTAKEYVCEECAKQNGTWVHLRTCQTCGVTLCCDSSPQKHMTKHYHRSQHPVMASAEPGERWLWCFPDEAFAEY from the coding sequence ATGGCAGAGCAGAACCCACCTTTATGCGAACATTTAAGCGCGATCACCGAGGTAAAGACCGCCAAAGAATACGTTTGTGAAGAATGTGCGAAACAGAACGGAACCTGGGTGCATCTGCGCACCTGCCAAACATGTGGTGTCACCTTGTGCTGCGATTCATCGCCACAGAAGCACATGACCAAGCATTACCACCGCAGCCAGCACCCGGTAATGGCATCGGCCGAGCCGGGCGAGCGCTGGTTATGGTGCTTCCCTGATGAAGCCTTTGCAGAATATTGA
- a CDS encoding sterol desaturase family protein: MNAVINIVLVLLTVAAMEGLSWLMHRYLFHGPLWFIHRTHHEERHGWFELNDIFSIGFAALSLWLMWAGHYHMDARLWIGLGISVYGIIYFIFHDWFIHNRFKPFKTNNSYLLNLRRAHKIHHRSTQKWPSEEFGLLITGKDHLSKK; the protein is encoded by the coding sequence ATGAATGCTGTCATCAATATCGTCCTTGTACTGCTTACCGTAGCCGCTATGGAAGGCTTGTCATGGCTGATGCACAGGTACCTTTTCCATGGTCCGCTGTGGTTCATACATCGCACGCATCACGAGGAAAGGCACGGCTGGTTCGAGTTGAATGACATCTTCAGCATTGGTTTCGCTGCTCTTTCTTTATGGCTCATGTGGGCCGGCCATTACCATATGGATGCCCGCCTATGGATCGGCTTGGGCATCAGCGTGTATGGCATCATCTATTTTATTTTTCACGACTGGTTCATCCACAACCGATTCAAGCCGTTCAAAACCAATAACAGTTACTTGCTCAACCTGCGCCGTGCCCACAAGATCCATCACCGCTCCACCCAAAAGTGGCCCTCAGAGGAATTCGGGCTGCTGATCACCGGTAAAGACCATCTCAGCAAAAAATAA
- a CDS encoding SDR family oxidoreductase, with protein MKYIITGSLGNISLPVTKDLIAAGHQVTVISSDPNKQQAITDLGATPAIVPVQDRDQLRSTFAGHDVAYLMIPSIFSLDDYAAFQLEVADNYIDALTSAGINKVVLLSSIGAHLRKGAGPIDALGYLEEKLAALPGLQVKILRPSYFFNNLYSLIGMIKHAGIAGNNFGNTDEKLVLVDTDDIARVASERLLTPFTEAQTITYISSDERHPHEIAAVLGTAIGKPDLKWITFSDEDAYNGMLQAGLNESFAGMYRDMGHALRTGALQEDYWRSNHAPQGQLKLERFAERFAAAYNAQ; from the coding sequence ATGAAATACATTATCACCGGGTCGTTAGGCAACATCAGCCTCCCCGTTACCAAAGATCTGATCGCTGCCGGCCACCAAGTGACCGTTATCAGCAGTGATCCTAATAAACAACAAGCCATTACTGATCTGGGTGCAACGCCTGCGATAGTGCCGGTTCAGGACCGTGATCAGCTTCGTTCAACGTTCGCCGGTCATGACGTGGCCTATCTCATGATCCCAAGTATATTCTCTCTTGATGATTATGCTGCCTTTCAACTCGAGGTAGCTGATAACTACATTGATGCGCTTACCTCGGCCGGTATCAATAAGGTGGTGCTGTTAAGCAGCATAGGTGCGCATTTGCGTAAAGGTGCCGGCCCGATAGATGCCCTGGGCTACCTGGAAGAGAAGCTGGCTGCATTACCTGGCCTGCAAGTGAAGATACTTCGTCCATCGTATTTTTTCAACAACCTGTATAGTTTGATCGGTATGATCAAGCATGCCGGTATAGCTGGTAACAACTTTGGGAACACTGATGAGAAACTGGTGTTAGTAGATACCGACGACATTGCCAGGGTGGCTTCTGAGCGATTGCTTACACCTTTTACTGAGGCACAGACCATCACCTACATCTCCAGCGATGAACGCCATCCGCACGAGATCGCTGCTGTGTTGGGTACTGCGATCGGCAAGCCGGACCTGAAATGGATCACCTTTAGCGACGAGGATGCGTACAATGGCATGTTGCAAGCGGGGCTGAATGAGAGCTTTGCCGGCATGTACCGTGATATGGGCCACGCCTTGCGCACAGGTGCCTTGCAGGAAGACTATTGGCGGTCGAACCATGCACCGCAGGGACAATTAAAGCTGGAGCGATTCGCAGAGCGTTTTGCCGCAGCTTACAACGCACAATAA
- a CDS encoding M1 family metallopeptidase: protein MNFKKLLTIAAAFTSLTASAQLMQKKETYTRADTLRGLLTPLRTCYDINYYHLDVKFDIDKKYISGSNLFKFTATQNFTKLQFDLYANLKVDKVEYKGKEVPFTREFNAVFVTFPKAIAKGAKEEFTVYYSGNPTVAKRAPWDGGVVFTTDSLGKPWVATACQGAGASIWWPTKDHQSDEVDSMLVSISVPAGLKDVSNGRLRKTTTLPDGYTRFDWFVANPINNYDIAANIGDYTHFDDSYMGEKGKLTLDYWVLPYHLELAKTHFERDVKRMLKSMEYWFGAYPWYEDGYKLVETPHLGMEHQSAVAYGNKYRNGYLGRDLSGTGRGLNWDFIIIHESGHEWFGNNITSKDLADMWIHESFTNYSESLFIEHNYGKEAGLEYLKGTRKNIQNDEPIIGPYNVNKEGSGDMYYKGGNMLGTIRATIGNDEKWRQILRGLNSTFYHQTVTTQQVEDYMSKQAGLNLKPIFDQYLRHTKLPELDLKFENGKVYAKWTADVKGFNMPVKMRKKDGQFYLVKLNTEWAPVGLPGLTKDNLEVDTLEFCINVKTE from the coding sequence ATGAATTTCAAAAAACTTCTAACGATAGCAGCGGCCTTTACTTCCCTCACGGCCTCGGCGCAGCTGATGCAAAAAAAAGAGACCTATACCCGTGCTGATACTTTGCGTGGTTTGCTTACCCCTTTGCGTACCTGTTACGATATCAATTACTATCATTTGGATGTGAAGTTCGATATCGATAAAAAGTACATCAGCGGCAGTAATCTGTTCAAGTTCACGGCCACCCAAAATTTCACCAAGCTGCAATTCGATCTGTATGCTAACCTCAAGGTGGATAAGGTAGAGTACAAAGGCAAAGAAGTGCCTTTTACCCGTGAGTTCAACGCCGTATTCGTGACCTTTCCTAAAGCCATAGCCAAAGGCGCCAAGGAAGAGTTCACGGTGTATTATTCAGGCAACCCTACCGTGGCCAAACGGGCGCCGTGGGATGGTGGCGTTGTTTTCACCACCGACTCTTTAGGGAAACCATGGGTAGCCACCGCCTGTCAGGGTGCAGGTGCGAGTATATGGTGGCCTACCAAAGATCACCAGAGCGATGAGGTGGACAGTATGCTGGTGAGCATTAGTGTGCCTGCCGGCTTGAAAGACGTATCGAATGGTCGCCTACGCAAGACCACCACTTTGCCTGATGGCTACACCCGGTTCGACTGGTTCGTGGCCAACCCGATCAACAACTATGATATAGCGGCCAACATTGGCGATTATACGCACTTTGACGATAGTTATATGGGCGAAAAAGGCAAACTCACCCTCGACTATTGGGTGTTGCCTTACCACCTGGAGTTGGCCAAGACGCATTTTGAGCGTGATGTGAAACGTATGCTCAAGTCGATGGAGTACTGGTTCGGCGCATACCCCTGGTATGAGGACGGTTACAAACTGGTGGAAACGCCGCATTTAGGCATGGAACACCAAAGCGCCGTAGCCTATGGCAACAAGTATCGTAACGGTTACCTCGGTCGTGACCTCTCAGGCACCGGCCGTGGCCTCAATTGGGATTTTATCATCATACACGAGAGCGGTCATGAATGGTTCGGTAATAATATCACCTCTAAAGATCTGGCCGACATGTGGATCCATGAAAGCTTTACCAATTACTCCGAATCACTATTCATCGAGCATAACTACGGCAAGGAGGCTGGCCTGGAGTACCTGAAAGGCACACGCAAGAACATACAGAACGACGAACCCATCATTGGTCCATACAATGTGAACAAGGAAGGTTCGGGCGATATGTACTACAAAGGTGGCAACATGCTTGGTACTATCCGTGCCACCATCGGTAATGATGAAAAATGGCGTCAGATCCTGCGTGGACTAAATAGTACCTTCTACCATCAAACAGTAACTACTCAACAGGTAGAGGACTATATGAGCAAGCAGGCCGGACTGAATTTGAAACCTATATTTGACCAATACCTACGCCATACCAAACTACCTGAGCTGGATCTGAAGTTCGAGAACGGTAAGGTTTACGCCAAGTGGACTGCCGACGTAAAAGGCTTTAACATGCCGGTTAAAATGCGCAAAAAGGACGGGCAGTTTTACCTGGTGAAACTGAACACCGAGTGGGCCCCTGTAGGCTTGCCCGGACTTACTAAAGATAACCTGGAGGTAGACACCCTCGAGTTCTGCATCAATGTGAAGACCGAATAA
- a CDS encoding PAS domain-containing protein produces the protein MRLPASLIANEQQWTMLFNATPIPTIILKADQPLFTVLFANEAYLLLSDLRADSLVGKSFTVLMRGFYHDMQQIQQPLQQLVHDRTAQKQSGVEYQFITPQGAVTKYFDIYNTPVANDDGEVEFIIRTINDVTELWESQQREKAIHEDLVRHERFLTDSQRVGNVGNWEVDMLKRTVIWSEVLKDIYELPADHELTFEGGLSFYKDEASRKALLEAVDTAIKGSGMFDIELGILTHAGNMRWIRTIGKADVNDGQCTRLYGITQDITASKKIRNVLTESRNQYQALIESVDGVVWEADANTFAFNYISSKIIDILGYTPEQWLSDPNFWADHIYHGDREWAIDFCQRNTKEEMNHVFDYRMVKADGGIVWIKDLVSVISEKGKPTVLRGVMIDVSVSKLLASLDHLEKSMLQLAADSEESIHRIIHLYLKGIEDLLPHMKCSLLQVKNDRLYNMAAPSLPAEYMGAVHGLPISDNAGSCGMSALRNEKVIVADISTHPAWHDHKHLASKFGLRSCWSYPIVNSDNEVVAVLGMYFDDIKSSGDTETLVIERSAAIIKVVLENWQRARIIDENAMLIAQGQELANFGNWHWDINNNKVSWSDVLYTIYGVEKQDHVATFEGYLALLHADDREMVKDTILGALHSKEDVMFEERIIRPDGEIRYLRSWGRVLLDAAGRPEKMIGSCLDITAAKNIELQLWDIAWMQSHLVRAPLVRLMGLIDLLKEELAERGTKNELFDHIMSTAHELDRVIIEISNKTITID, from the coding sequence ATGAGATTACCCGCTTCGCTTATCGCTAATGAGCAACAATGGACCATGTTGTTCAATGCTACTCCTATACCAACGATCATTTTAAAGGCCGATCAGCCATTGTTCACAGTGTTGTTCGCTAATGAGGCGTATTTGCTCCTCAGTGACCTAAGAGCCGATAGTTTGGTAGGCAAGAGTTTCACTGTACTCATGCGCGGTTTTTACCATGACATGCAGCAGATCCAACAGCCACTGCAGCAGTTGGTACACGACCGTACGGCGCAAAAACAGAGTGGTGTCGAGTATCAGTTCATAACGCCGCAAGGCGCTGTCACTAAATACTTCGACATCTATAACACCCCTGTAGCAAATGACGACGGCGAAGTTGAGTTCATTATCCGAACGATCAATGATGTGACCGAACTTTGGGAGTCGCAGCAGCGCGAAAAGGCGATCCATGAGGACCTGGTAAGGCATGAACGTTTTTTGACCGATTCGCAGCGGGTAGGGAACGTGGGCAACTGGGAGGTAGATATGTTGAAGCGAACGGTGATATGGTCTGAGGTACTAAAAGACATTTACGAGTTGCCTGCTGATCATGAGCTTACTTTTGAGGGCGGCCTGTCGTTCTATAAAGATGAAGCCTCCCGGAAAGCGTTATTAGAAGCAGTGGATACGGCCATTAAAGGGAGTGGAATGTTCGATATCGAGCTGGGGATCCTCACCCACGCGGGTAACATGCGTTGGATCCGTACCATTGGTAAGGCTGATGTGAATGATGGCCAATGCACCAGATTGTATGGCATTACACAGGATATCACAGCGTCTAAAAAGATCAGGAACGTGCTGACCGAATCCAGGAATCAGTACCAGGCCCTTATCGAGTCGGTGGACGGTGTGGTTTGGGAGGCCGATGCTAATACCTTTGCGTTCAACTACATCAGCAGCAAGATCATCGATATACTCGGTTACACGCCCGAGCAATGGCTCAGCGACCCGAATTTTTGGGCCGATCACATTTACCATGGTGATCGCGAATGGGCTATCGATTTTTGCCAGCGCAATACCAAAGAAGAGATGAACCATGTGTTCGACTACCGAATGGTCAAGGCCGATGGGGGCATAGTTTGGATCAAAGATCTGGTCTCTGTTATCTCCGAAAAGGGTAAACCAACGGTGCTCAGGGGCGTGATGATCGATGTGTCGGTCTCCAAATTACTGGCCAGCCTGGACCATCTCGAAAAAAGTATGCTTCAGCTAGCGGCTGACAGTGAGGAAAGTATCCATCGGATCATCCATCTGTATCTGAAAGGTATAGAGGACCTGCTACCGCATATGAAATGTTCGTTACTACAGGTCAAGAACGATAGATTATACAATATGGCAGCCCCCTCGTTACCAGCAGAATACATGGGGGCCGTGCATGGGCTACCCATTAGTGATAACGCTGGTTCGTGTGGTATGTCAGCATTGAGGAATGAGAAGGTGATCGTGGCCGATATATCAACTCACCCTGCCTGGCATGATCACAAACATTTGGCGTCGAAATTTGGGTTACGGTCGTGTTGGTCGTATCCCATCGTTAACAGTGATAACGAGGTGGTAGCAGTGCTAGGAATGTATTTTGATGACATTAAAAGCTCGGGCGACACCGAAACATTAGTTATTGAACGCTCGGCGGCTATCATAAAAGTGGTGCTGGAGAACTGGCAGCGGGCAAGGATCATTGACGAGAACGCCATGCTGATCGCTCAGGGACAGGAACTAGCCAACTTTGGTAATTGGCATTGGGATATCAATAATAACAAGGTAAGTTGGTCTGACGTTCTCTATACCATATATGGTGTAGAGAAGCAGGATCATGTGGCCACTTTTGAGGGCTATCTTGCCTTGTTGCATGCCGACGACCGGGAAATGGTAAAGGACACCATTTTAGGAGCGCTACACTCCAAAGAGGATGTAATGTTCGAAGAGCGTATCATCAGGCCTGATGGCGAGATACGCTACCTGCGTTCATGGGGCCGGGTGTTACTTGACGCTGCTGGCCGGCCTGAAAAAATGATCGGTTCATGTTTAGATATCACCGCGGCCAAGAACATCGAACTACAATTGTGGGACATCGCCTGGATGCAGTCGCATCTGGTGCGAGCACCGCTGGTAAGGTTGATGGGGCTTATTGACCTCCTTAAAGAGGAACTGGCCGAGCGGGGTACAAAAAATGAGTTGTTCGATCACATCATGTCTACCGCGCATGAGCTTGACCGGGTCATCATCGAGATATCCAACAAAACCATCACGATCGACTGA
- a CDS encoding ArnT family glycosyltransferase: protein MPTSTLNKTVSDRYLLFFLLGWTVLNILQSCTLGLHSDEAYYWVYSRFLDWGYYDHPPMVAIFIRIGDSLLHNELGLRFMTILTSTCSMYVMWLMAKRYGADVRWFIVSALSIFAFHMYGFNTTPDAPLLFFTVLFYYLYQRYLEHDAWRTTLLLGIVVAGLFYSKYHAVLLIIFTLAANIKLLKRPSFYAIVAIAGVLYIPHILWQVQHDYASARYHLFERSSETYEFAHTYLFVPGQLLMAGPLIGWFLIVYGFGTRIKDVFIRTLMVNGFGIFIFFLINTLKGNVQPHWTLIAFVPVLLLTLIRTTQGHPPAWAYKLAWINAGLIVGFRLLLISGLPAITRLPALKEYFGYREWARSIHQKAGNAFVISPMGFQEISKYNYYTRSLKGFAYDEAFYRRTQYDIWPIEDSMQHHRAYYINAFPHTPNLIADSTATTKGTWYGTWVNDVRTYQKADIITDNYKVTAKPGQRIQFKLKIHNPYSDTIKFDSLNTHSFAVLRACFYQREDLKSIQRSGAEFKNISIAPNQFGTYDMNLTAPMEKGRYDLIFSIRTYPFNGGRNSRIVNFTVQ from the coding sequence ATGCCAACATCCACCCTTAATAAGACCGTATCTGACCGATACCTGCTCTTCTTCCTTTTGGGGTGGACGGTGCTGAACATCCTGCAATCATGTACGCTCGGGCTGCACTCTGATGAGGCTTATTACTGGGTATATTCCAGGTTTTTAGATTGGGGGTATTATGACCATCCACCCATGGTAGCCATCTTTATCCGTATCGGCGATAGCTTGCTGCACAATGAGTTAGGCCTAAGGTTCATGACCATTCTGACCAGCACCTGCTCCATGTATGTGATGTGGCTAATGGCCAAACGTTATGGGGCCGATGTGCGCTGGTTCATTGTATCGGCGCTCAGCATATTTGCCTTTCACATGTACGGGTTCAATACCACGCCCGATGCGCCCTTGCTGTTCTTCACGGTATTGTTCTACTACCTGTATCAACGATATTTAGAGCACGACGCATGGAGGACCACGCTTTTATTGGGCATCGTGGTGGCGGGCTTGTTCTACAGCAAATACCACGCGGTGCTGCTCATCATTTTTACGCTTGCGGCAAACATCAAATTACTGAAAAGGCCCAGCTTTTATGCCATCGTGGCTATTGCGGGGGTGCTGTACATACCGCATATTTTGTGGCAGGTACAGCATGATTATGCATCGGCCAGGTACCACCTGTTCGAGCGTTCTTCGGAGACGTATGAGTTCGCGCATACCTACCTGTTCGTGCCGGGGCAATTGTTGATGGCCGGCCCGCTGATCGGCTGGTTCCTGATCGTTTATGGATTTGGTACCCGCATTAAAGATGTATTCATCCGTACGCTGATGGTCAATGGCTTCGGTATCTTTATCTTCTTCCTGATCAATACGCTGAAAGGGAACGTACAGCCTCATTGGACGCTCATCGCCTTTGTACCGGTGCTGTTGCTCACGCTGATCCGCACCACACAAGGCCATCCACCTGCATGGGCTTACAAACTTGCTTGGATCAACGCCGGGCTTATCGTAGGTTTTCGGCTGTTGCTGATCAGCGGACTACCTGCAATTACCCGCCTGCCGGCGCTTAAAGAATATTTTGGTTATCGCGAATGGGCACGGTCCATCCATCAAAAGGCCGGCAACGCGTTCGTGATATCGCCCATGGGTTTTCAAGAGATATCTAAATACAACTACTACACCCGCAGCCTCAAAGGCTTTGCTTATGATGAGGCATTTTACCGCCGCACACAGTACGACATTTGGCCCATTGAGGACAGTATGCAACATCATCGTGCTTATTACATCAATGCCTTCCCGCATACGCCTAACCTGATAGCTGATAGTACTGCTACCACCAAAGGCACCTGGTATGGCACCTGGGTGAACGATGTGCGCACTTATCAAAAGGCGGACATCATTACCGATAACTACAAGGTTACAGCTAAGCCAGGTCAACGGATCCAGTTCAAGTTGAAGATCCATAACCCATACAGTGATACCATTAAGTTCGATAGTCTGAACACGCATTCATTCGCAGTATTGAGGGCTTGCTTTTACCAGAGGGAAGACCTGAAAAGCATTCAACGTTCCGGTGCGGAATTCAAGAATATCAGCATCGCGCCTAACCAGTTCGGCACATATGACATGAACCTGACCGCACCGATGGAAAAAGGCCGTTATGATCTCATTTTTTCCATACGTACCTACCCTTTTAATGGGGGGCGTAACAGCAGGATAGTTAACTTTACCGTCCAATAA
- a CDS encoding winged helix-turn-helix transcriptional regulator encodes MTKIKENSTYNANRGIALQACPVTYVMNKIGGHWKPIILYHLLSGSKRYSEIRKAMPHITEKMLIQHLKQLEADGLLIREAKPVVPPYVTYRLTSSGSELETVINAMAEWAKRDMSRKEN; translated from the coding sequence ATGACCAAGATCAAAGAGAATTCGACGTATAATGCCAACCGCGGAATCGCGTTGCAGGCCTGCCCGGTGACCTACGTAATGAACAAGATCGGGGGACATTGGAAACCGATCATTCTGTATCATTTGCTATCAGGAAGTAAACGCTACAGTGAGATCAGGAAAGCTATGCCACACATCACCGAAAAGATGCTTATTCAGCACCTGAAACAATTGGAGGCCGACGGGTTGTTGATCCGCGAAGCAAAACCGGTGGTACCGCCTTACGTGACGTATAGACTTACCAGTAGCGGCAGCGAGTTGGAGACGGTGATCAATGCCATGGCCGAGTGGGCCAAGCGCGATATGAGCCGCAAGGAAAATTAA
- a CDS encoding purple acid phosphatase family protein, giving the protein MKRRDFVRSTTLTALSASIAAAPLTTLAETQVTHLESEDLSAMGPDPNGFPVNFLAIGDWGRNGENLQLETAKTMGDWARVNPVDFIVSVGDNFYPKGVVSENDPLWHYSFENVYTAHSLQIDWFAILGNHDYYSEPDAQIRYGKVSRRWHMPSRYYTKEVAIGKTKAKALFVMIDSQAIVQDYKDQHPEKQLAWIEKTLQDASDDVKWKIVVGHHPTYTVGPRINNYDTLAIRERLGPILEKQKVDLYLSGHEHSMQHLKPQGYTHQFISGAGSELTHVTEGIAMSRFQASENGFMYFSIDEKRLNVKVISVTGKTLYNTQLNKA; this is encoded by the coding sequence ATGAAACGCAGAGATTTTGTTAGAAGCACTACGCTTACTGCCCTTAGCGCATCCATTGCTGCCGCACCGCTCACTACATTGGCCGAAACACAGGTAACCCATTTAGAAAGTGAGGACCTATCGGCCATGGGGCCTGACCCTAACGGCTTCCCGGTCAATTTTTTAGCCATTGGTGATTGGGGCCGCAACGGTGAGAATTTACAATTGGAGACCGCCAAGACCATGGGCGACTGGGCGAGAGTGAATCCCGTTGATTTTATCGTTTCCGTAGGTGATAACTTCTACCCTAAAGGCGTAGTGAGTGAGAACGACCCGCTGTGGCACTACTCTTTCGAGAACGTATATACTGCTCATTCCCTGCAGATCGACTGGTTCGCTATTTTGGGTAATCACGATTATTACTCAGAGCCTGACGCCCAGATCCGCTACGGCAAGGTGAGCCGCAGGTGGCATATGCCATCCAGGTACTACACCAAAGAGGTGGCCATCGGCAAAACGAAAGCAAAAGCTCTTTTTGTAATGATCGATAGCCAGGCCATTGTACAGGACTATAAGGACCAGCATCCTGAAAAGCAACTCGCCTGGATCGAAAAGACCCTTCAGGATGCCTCTGATGATGTGAAGTGGAAGATCGTGGTAGGCCACCACCCTACTTATACGGTAGGTCCGCGTATCAACAACTATGATACGCTGGCTATCAGAGAGCGTCTTGGACCGATATTAGAAAAGCAAAAGGTAGACCTTTACCTGTCAGGCCACGAGCACTCCATGCAGCACTTAAAGCCGCAGGGTTACACTCATCAATTCATCTCTGGTGCAGGATCAGAATTGACACACGTTACCGAAGGCATTGCCATGAGCCGCTTTCAGGCTTCCGAAAATGGCTTCATGTACTTCTCTATCGACGAAAAACGACTGAACGTTAAGGTGATCAGCGTTACTGGCAAAACGTTGTATAATACCCAACTAAACAAAGCGTAA